The following coding sequences lie in one Pontibacter sp. G13 genomic window:
- a CDS encoding sigma-54 dependent transcriptional regulator has translation MGKKLQNPILIVDDDTDILLTARMVLKQRFSDIKTTSDPHKISDILSEGNYDLVLLDMNFTAGFTSGKEGLRWLKKIKKTAPQTHVVLMTAYGDINLAVKAMKEGATDFVVKPWENEALVSTVMAAVQGPPKPPSPKEENPDPPKSHTSPAGIPVDGRVIIGESPAMKQVFRMLDKVATTDANVLVLGENGTGKELVARALHDRSQRKDRPFVHVDLGAIPESLFESELFGHVKGAFTDAREDRAGRFEAADGGTLFLDEIGNLSLSMQAKLLTALQSRMIVRVGSNRPVKVDIRLVCATNMPLYEMVREKEFRQDLLYRINTVEVILPPLRERIEDIPPLVEHYLQIYREKYQREGFSVPHDILNRLKSHRWPGNIRELQHALERAVIMEDTESLLPEVGQTTGNAPDNPQDYNLEEVEKHAIRQAISKHNGNISKAAKELGLGRTTLYRKMNKYGL, from the coding sequence ATGGGCAAAAAGCTCCAAAATCCAATCTTGATCGTCGATGACGACACAGACATCCTCCTTACCGCCCGGATGGTTCTGAAGCAGCGTTTTTCCGATATTAAGACCACCAGCGATCCCCACAAAATTTCCGATATCCTCTCTGAGGGAAATTACGATTTGGTGCTGTTGGATATGAATTTTACAGCGGGTTTCACGAGTGGAAAAGAGGGACTCCGGTGGTTGAAGAAGATCAAGAAAACGGCTCCCCAGACACATGTTGTACTGATGACTGCCTATGGAGATATCAATCTCGCAGTCAAGGCAATGAAGGAAGGAGCAACGGATTTTGTGGTGAAACCTTGGGAAAATGAAGCCCTGGTCTCCACCGTGATGGCTGCTGTCCAAGGACCTCCCAAGCCTCCTTCTCCAAAGGAAGAAAATCCCGACCCCCCTAAATCCCACACTAGCCCAGCTGGAATTCCCGTGGATGGCCGCGTCATCATCGGCGAATCTCCTGCAATGAAGCAGGTATTCCGAATGTTGGACAAAGTTGCAACGACTGACGCCAATGTGCTTGTGTTGGGGGAAAATGGCACGGGAAAAGAACTGGTTGCAAGGGCCTTGCACGATCGTTCCCAAAGAAAGGATCGTCCATTCGTGCATGTCGATCTGGGAGCCATCCCAGAATCTCTATTCGAGTCAGAATTGTTTGGACACGTCAAAGGCGCCTTTACGGATGCCCGAGAAGATCGAGCAGGTAGGTTCGAAGCTGCAGACGGTGGTACGCTGTTTTTGGACGAAATCGGCAACCTTTCCCTCTCCATGCAAGCTAAATTGCTGACAGCATTGCAAAGTCGCATGATCGTCCGAGTGGGGTCCAATCGACCTGTCAAGGTGGATATCAGGCTCGTCTGCGCAACGAATATGCCGTTATACGAAATGGTGCGGGAAAAGGAATTTAGACAGGATTTGCTGTACCGAATCAATACCGTAGAGGTGATATTGCCCCCATTGCGGGAACGGATCGAGGATATTCCACCTCTGGTGGAGCATTATCTTCAGATCTATCGCGAGAAATATCAACGGGAGGGATTCTCGGTGCCCCACGATATATTGAACCGCCTGAAAAGCCATCGTTGGCCGGGCAATATCCGCGAATTGCAACATGCCCTTGAACGAGCGGTGATCATGGAGGATACGGAAAGCCTTTTGCCGGAAGTTGGACAGACTACCGGAAATGCCCCGGATAACCCCCAAGATTACAATTTGGAGGAAGTGGAAAAACACGCGATCCGGCAAGCTATTTCCAAACACAATGGAAACATATCGAAGGCGGCCAAGGAATTGGGACTCGGCAGGACAACGCTCTACAGAAAGATGAACAAGTACGGACTATGA
- a CDS encoding formyltransferase family protein, which yields MTGFQVLVIGAHPLALPVISHLLQSRQCAGIVLHRMQQAERAYLAPLAESQQIPCHIIDPTHFRQSIFDILTQSRQIEAVYVLGFPYRIPSELLSIPPKGWWNFHFGRLPSYRGSDPIFWQIRNRETQGALCVHKMTDQILQGPLAYRQSIPIYPEETYGMHATRVIHALPEAISYMNRLLTRPTDPMLLDQEESYIIDANSPTAGDLVINWDLPRSEILALIRAANPGYGGARSLIKQWDIRILDAAEATGSDFPQVAPGTIVKADRYHGLWVLCKDRTQLKIRVAATVAGVLSGKQLINLGFRVGDRFESNPPKDPSISIPLQQFSIQSFAANGQSTPENIGR from the coding sequence ATGACTGGTTTTCAAGTGCTCGTCATAGGCGCACATCCACTTGCTCTTCCAGTAATCTCTCATCTCCTCCAATCTCGTCAGTGCGCTGGTATCGTGCTTCATCGCATGCAGCAAGCGGAACGAGCATATCTTGCGCCCCTTGCAGAATCCCAACAGATCCCCTGCCACATTATTGATCCTACGCATTTTCGGCAGTCGATTTTCGATATCTTGACACAATCCAGACAGATTGAAGCGGTCTATGTGTTGGGATTTCCATATCGGATTCCATCGGAACTCCTGAGTATTCCGCCCAAGGGCTGGTGGAATTTCCATTTCGGAAGACTTCCCTCCTATCGCGGTTCTGATCCGATTTTTTGGCAAATCCGAAATCGGGAGACCCAAGGCGCCTTGTGTGTACACAAGATGACTGACCAGATATTGCAAGGGCCTCTTGCCTACCGTCAGTCCATCCCCATTTACCCAGAGGAAACGTACGGAATGCATGCGACGCGAGTCATACATGCACTCCCAGAAGCAATCTCCTACATGAATAGGCTCCTCACACGTCCTACAGATCCAATGTTGCTGGACCAAGAGGAATCATACATCATTGATGCCAATTCTCCTACCGCAGGAGATCTGGTGATCAACTGGGATCTGCCTAGAAGCGAGATATTGGCACTGATCAGGGCTGCTAATCCGGGATATGGTGGAGCAAGGTCCCTGATCAAACAATGGGATATCCGAATTCTGGATGCAGCGGAAGCCACTGGTTCTGATTTTCCGCAAGTAGCCCCGGGCACCATCGTCAAAGCAGACAGATATCATGGCTTGTGGGTACTTTGCAAGGATCGTACTCAACTCAAGATTCGGGTAGCGGCTACGGTTGCGGGGGTTCTCTCTGGTAAGCAACTCATCAATCTGGGATTCAGGGTTGGAGATCGTTTTGAGTCAAATCCTCCCAAAGATCCTTCAATCTCCATACCTTTGCAGCAATTCTCTATTCAGTCATTTGCTGCAAATGGTCAAAGCACCCCGGAAAATATTGGTCGTTAG
- a CDS encoding glycosyltransferase family 9 protein, with product MVKAPRKILVVRFSSIGDIVLTSPVPRNLKRAFPDCEVHYFTKAAFHSLVAHNPHIDKVHLLEDSLGDQLDRLKAEKFDAIIDLHNNLRTLRIKQSLKIPAYTFNKENLSKFWMVRLKQMDQGIAHIVDRYLQTLEHWQINLDDQGLDFFLTNESIAEADAFLAEDPLNIIDQSPMAVVLGANYATKRWLPEYFVDLLNKLGRPVVLIGGPDSVEEAKTISAQLTVPFLDTVGKTSLLVSAAILEKCTDVLAHDTGFMHIAAAFKKPIYSLWGNTVPEFGMTPYRTPYWILENQDASCRPCSKIGYKKCPRSHFECMRGLTPEMVLQKIQEPPIS from the coding sequence ATGGTCAAAGCACCCCGGAAAATATTGGTCGTTAGATTCAGTTCCATTGGCGACATTGTCCTGACTTCTCCAGTTCCCAGAAATCTCAAACGCGCATTCCCTGATTGTGAGGTGCATTATTTCACCAAGGCCGCATTCCATTCCTTGGTGGCTCACAATCCACACATTGACAAGGTCCATTTGTTGGAGGATTCGCTGGGAGATCAGCTGGATCGATTGAAAGCGGAGAAATTCGATGCGATCATTGACCTCCACAACAATCTCAGAACCCTGAGAATCAAGCAATCGCTAAAAATCCCGGCCTATACCTTCAATAAGGAGAATTTATCCAAATTCTGGATGGTGAGGCTCAAGCAAATGGATCAGGGGATTGCCCATATTGTGGACCGATATCTCCAAACGCTCGAGCATTGGCAAATCAATCTCGATGACCAAGGATTGGATTTTTTTCTGACGAATGAATCCATCGCCGAGGCAGACGCATTTTTGGCGGAAGATCCACTCAACATCATCGATCAAAGCCCCATGGCAGTGGTTCTAGGCGCCAATTACGCTACGAAGCGATGGCTACCCGAATACTTCGTCGACCTTCTGAATAAGCTCGGGAGACCTGTTGTGCTCATTGGGGGACCCGATTCGGTTGAGGAAGCAAAAACCATTTCTGCCCAGCTGACGGTTCCATTCCTGGACACGGTGGGCAAGACCTCATTGCTGGTCTCTGCTGCGATTCTGGAGAAATGTACCGACGTCCTAGCCCACGATACGGGTTTCATGCATATTGCAGCCGCTTTCAAAAAGCCTATCTATTCACTTTGGGGGAATACTGTTCCTGAGTTTGGCATGACTCCGTATCGCACCCCGTATTGGATTCTTGAAAATCAAGATGCAAGCTGTCGGCCGTGCTCCAAAATCGGATACAAAAAATGTCCGCGCTCACATTTCGAATGCATGCGCGGACTAACACCGGAAATGGTGCTCCAGAAGATTCAGGAGCCGCCTATTTCATAA
- the ppgK gene encoding polyphosphate--glucose phosphotransferase: MEILGIDIGGSGIKGAIIDIESGELKTERLRIDTPQPATPKAVTETVGELVKQMEWSGPIGCGFPAVIQHGVAQTASNIDKDWIGTNAEKLFSKETGCPVKVVNDADAAGLAEVKYGGGAGKDGMILLLTIGTGIGSALIVDGRLVPNTELGHLIFKGDIAEKYCSDAARKREDLSWHEWGDRFDKYLNHVYRLFYPDFIILGGGASKKMAKFEDRLDVPCDVVPAELLNNAGIVGAAAAAGELVSI; this comes from the coding sequence GTGGAAATTTTAGGAATTGACATTGGCGGCTCTGGGATCAAGGGCGCCATCATAGATATCGAATCTGGCGAGCTCAAGACTGAGCGCCTCCGGATTGACACCCCTCAACCTGCTACCCCTAAGGCTGTTACAGAAACTGTGGGAGAGTTGGTGAAGCAAATGGAATGGTCTGGTCCCATTGGTTGTGGTTTCCCTGCTGTGATCCAGCATGGTGTGGCTCAGACAGCCTCCAACATCGACAAGGACTGGATCGGCACCAACGCTGAGAAATTGTTCTCCAAAGAGACGGGTTGCCCGGTCAAAGTGGTCAATGATGCCGATGCAGCTGGTCTTGCAGAGGTAAAGTATGGTGGAGGCGCAGGCAAGGACGGCATGATCTTGCTGCTGACTATCGGTACCGGGATCGGGAGTGCCCTCATCGTAGACGGCAGACTGGTGCCCAATACCGAGTTGGGCCACTTGATCTTCAAGGGAGACATTGCCGAGAAGTATTGTTCAGATGCGGCAAGAAAACGTGAAGATCTTTCTTGGCATGAATGGGGGGATCGTTTCGACAAATATCTCAATCATGTCTATCGCCTTTTCTACCCAGACTTCATCATTCTGGGGGGAGGAGCCTCCAAGAAAATGGCCAAATTCGAGGATCGTCTCGATGTACCATGTGACGTCGTTCCTGCGGAATTGCTGAACAATGCCGGAATTGTAGGGGCTGCAGCTGCTGCAGGCGAACTGGTGTCGATTTGA
- a CDS encoding FG-GAP-like repeat-containing protein, which produces MMIQSSARIALLSLLCWFFIIHPSFAQFTFSPSDSIQVNWYQNQLDYPWAGGINNPQLSTMDINLDSIPDVVIFDRDGDRIIPLIHPGNSGSLDYRLAPEMISHFPDLDTWALFLDYDLDGDADIFTHKDGGVAVYQNVSTDSLMFIPYQGLNQIKTSRPGDPALPILIDNKDIPAIKDLDGDGDLDLLTFDALGSLIEYHRNMSVETYQHADSLLYVLEEACWGHASEDAATNTMTLGVFCKNNSGSGSGDNGLHAGSTLLALDLNNDGSKELVVGDIGFNTMVKLDNTGTPDHADITDQTNQWPPSYPIDLEKFPAAYHLDIDFDGNRDLVVAPNALNFSENTFGTWWYKNTGTDSVPTFSFWQDDLFQGEMLDVGSGAFPTLTDYNHDGKVDLILANHGYFDDGSYRPQIALFRNLGTNQDPVFDLITDDLAGLAFSQPYPQAVVPTLGDLDGDGDMDMIIGRPDGRLDYYDNFSLSPTNVLPQFQLTVTDLQGIDVGGNAAPYLVDLNQDSLLDLVVGEKNGNLNYFENIGSSDSAIFQLVTDSLGGVDVRASEFDFGYSVPSFFSHQDTLHLAVGTQDGWIMHYAWLPDSFLSPFTLVDSMMGDVYIGKRTAPAVYSVDGDSFPDLIVGNFAGGLNLFMGTGYSPVSFDVDTTTQDTGSVSIQYLEQQISIFPNPTTDELRVNWGQTGAQHAVLQVFGIDGRSVLRCTKQGTSGILHLEQFGTGLYLLKITLPNGDWTSGTIRVR; this is translated from the coding sequence ATGATGATCCAATCCTCGGCGCGCATTGCGCTTCTTTCCCTTCTCTGCTGGTTTTTCATTATTCATCCTTCCTTCGCTCAGTTTACCTTCTCGCCGAGCGACTCCATTCAGGTCAATTGGTACCAGAACCAACTGGATTACCCTTGGGCTGGAGGGATCAATAATCCTCAATTGTCCACGATGGATATCAATCTGGATTCCATCCCGGATGTGGTCATTTTCGATAGAGATGGCGATCGAATTATCCCGCTGATTCATCCCGGTAATTCGGGGAGTTTGGACTATCGACTTGCTCCAGAGATGATTTCGCATTTTCCCGATCTTGATACTTGGGCCCTTTTTCTCGATTATGATCTAGATGGCGATGCGGACATCTTTACCCACAAGGATGGGGGAGTTGCTGTATACCAGAATGTATCGACTGATTCGTTGATGTTCATTCCTTATCAAGGGCTGAATCAGATCAAAACTTCCCGTCCGGGCGATCCTGCCTTGCCCATTCTCATTGACAACAAAGATATTCCCGCCATCAAAGACTTGGACGGAGATGGCGACTTGGATTTGCTTACGTTTGACGCGCTGGGATCATTGATTGAATACCACCGCAATATGTCTGTCGAAACCTATCAGCATGCAGATTCCCTTCTTTATGTGTTGGAGGAAGCTTGCTGGGGACATGCCTCCGAGGATGCAGCCACTAACACCATGACCTTGGGCGTGTTTTGCAAAAATAATTCTGGGAGTGGGAGTGGAGACAATGGATTGCATGCTGGAAGTACGTTGCTTGCGCTCGATCTGAACAACGATGGCTCAAAGGAACTGGTCGTGGGGGATATCGGATTCAACACCATGGTCAAGTTGGACAATACAGGAACTCCAGACCATGCAGATATCACAGATCAGACCAATCAGTGGCCGCCTTCCTATCCTATTGATCTAGAAAAGTTCCCGGCAGCTTATCACCTAGACATCGATTTTGATGGAAATCGAGATCTGGTGGTGGCCCCCAATGCGTTGAATTTCTCCGAAAACACCTTCGGTACTTGGTGGTACAAAAATACAGGTACGGACTCAGTTCCCACTTTTAGCTTCTGGCAGGATGACCTGTTCCAAGGCGAAATGCTGGATGTAGGTAGTGGTGCATTTCCAACCCTGACGGATTACAACCACGACGGCAAGGTGGATTTGATCCTCGCCAATCATGGTTATTTTGACGATGGTTCTTACCGTCCTCAGATCGCCTTGTTTCGCAATTTGGGAACCAACCAAGACCCCGTTTTCGACTTGATCACCGACGACCTTGCCGGGCTTGCTTTCAGTCAGCCCTATCCTCAGGCTGTTGTTCCGACTTTGGGCGATTTGGATGGAGATGGTGATATGGACATGATCATTGGCAGACCTGACGGGAGATTGGACTACTATGACAATTTCTCGTTGAGCCCGACCAATGTGCTTCCCCAGTTCCAATTGACCGTCACTGACCTTCAGGGGATTGATGTCGGAGGAAATGCCGCGCCGTATCTGGTGGACCTGAATCAAGATAGTCTACTCGATCTGGTGGTAGGAGAAAAGAATGGAAACCTCAATTACTTCGAAAACATTGGCTCAAGCGACTCGGCAATTTTCCAATTGGTGACCGACTCATTGGGCGGCGTCGATGTCCGAGCCAGTGAGTTTGATTTTGGCTATTCGGTTCCATCCTTCTTTAGCCATCAAGACACGCTGCATTTGGCTGTGGGTACTCAAGATGGGTGGATTATGCATTATGCGTGGTTGCCAGATAGTTTTCTCAGCCCATTTACGTTGGTGGATTCCATGATGGGGGATGTGTATATCGGAAAAAGAACGGCGCCCGCTGTATATTCCGTAGATGGTGATTCTTTTCCAGATTTGATTGTTGGGAATTTCGCCGGAGGTCTTAATTTGTTCATGGGAACCGGATATTCTCCTGTTTCATTTGATGTAGATACCACCACCCAAGATACTGGAAGCGTTTCCATTCAATATCTGGAACAGCAAATCTCGATTTTTCCGAATCCGACGACGGATGAACTTCGAGTGAATTGGGGACAGACGGGCGCTCAGCATGCCGTTCTTCAGGTATTTGGGATTGATGGCCGATCTGTGCTTCGTTGTACCAAGCAGGGAACTTCCGGGATCCTTCATTTGGAACAATTTGGCACTGGTCTGTATTTATTGAAGATCACCCTGCCCAATGGCGACTGGACATCAGGAACCATTCGGGTTAGATAG
- a CDS encoding S41 family peptidase, whose protein sequence is MRTWIYLLIAIMALGCEAIFLKPELEETPSETFDYLWNQIHDRYSFFDIKDVDWDQVRVEYDQRIDDDMNQVELFDALFDMLVELEDGHVNLVSPFNVSRYEFDLTRPENFDDRLIRESYLGPKGFTTGPFRHNIVRNNIGYVRYSSFSGSVSNTSMDLLLSFYREADGMILDLRSNGGGSADNIFRIMDRFTEEEVLLYRSQTKNGSGDNDFSELTEAYAQAEEDAITFLKPVVVLVNRSSFSATSFFALGAQSMPNMTVMGDTTGGGLGAPNGGQLPNGWTYRFSVSRTLSPTGENYENGMPPDIRVDLAPLDAARGFDTMIERAIEELSQ, encoded by the coding sequence ATGAGAACTTGGATATACCTGCTGATTGCCATCATGGCCTTGGGATGTGAGGCCATTTTCCTCAAACCCGAGCTTGAGGAAACCCCCTCAGAAACTTTTGATTATCTCTGGAACCAAATCCATGATCGATACTCGTTCTTCGATATCAAAGATGTGGATTGGGATCAGGTCCGCGTAGAATATGACCAACGAATCGACGATGACATGAATCAAGTGGAATTATTCGATGCGTTGTTTGATATGCTGGTGGAATTGGAGGATGGTCATGTGAATCTCGTTTCTCCATTCAATGTCAGTCGCTATGAATTCGATCTGACGAGACCGGAGAACTTTGACGACCGATTGATTCGGGAAAGTTATCTGGGACCCAAAGGCTTTACGACGGGACCTTTTCGCCACAATATCGTCCGGAACAACATCGGATATGTGCGATACTCCTCTTTCTCAGGGTCCGTGTCCAATACGTCGATGGATTTGCTGCTGTCCTTTTACCGGGAGGCTGATGGAATGATTCTGGATCTTCGAAGCAATGGAGGAGGTAGTGCTGACAATATTTTTCGGATCATGGACCGATTTACGGAGGAGGAAGTATTGCTCTACCGATCCCAAACCAAGAATGGCTCTGGAGACAATGATTTCTCTGAATTGACAGAGGCGTATGCCCAAGCAGAAGAAGATGCGATCACCTTCTTGAAGCCTGTGGTGGTATTGGTCAATCGCTCCAGCTTTAGCGCAACTTCCTTTTTCGCTTTGGGAGCCCAGAGCATGCCCAATATGACGGTCATGGGGGATACCACCGGAGGAGGACTTGGAGCACCGAATGGAGGCCAATTGCCCAATGGGTGGACCTATAGATTCTCGGTGAGTCGGACGCTTTCTCCAACAGGTGAAAATTACGAAAATGGTATGCCGCCGGATATTCGCGTGGATTTGGCACCTCTGGATGCAGCCCGTGGGTTTGATACGATGATCGAGCGTGCGATCGAGGAATTGTCCCAATAG
- the fbaA gene encoding class II fructose-bisphosphate aldolase, with translation MISTNRKFRPGVLHGDEVQELLNYANEKNFALPAVNVVGTNTVNSVLEAARDVNSPVIIQFSNGGAVFFAGKGLSNDGQAAAIAGSVSGAHHVHQMAEAYGVTVILHTDHAARKLLPWVDGMLDASEKHFEAFGKPLYSSHMIDLSEEPIEENLDTSVEYFKRMAAMGMTLEIELGVTGGEEDGVDNTDIDSSRLYTQPEEVAYAYERMKAVSDRFTIAAAFGNVHGVYKPGNVTLTPKILKNSQDFVQQKYNTGDNPVNFVFHGGSGSSREEIREAIEYGAVKMNIDTDTQWAFWNGVREYEAKNRGYLQAQIGNPEGDDKPNKKKYDPRVWLREGEKSMGKRLTQAFEDLNAINVHGK, from the coding sequence ATGATTAGCACCAACAGAAAATTCAGACCAGGGGTACTGCACGGAGATGAAGTGCAGGAACTTCTCAACTATGCCAACGAAAAGAACTTCGCTCTTCCTGCCGTTAACGTGGTAGGAACCAATACCGTAAACAGCGTTTTGGAAGCTGCACGGGACGTCAATTCTCCTGTCATCATCCAATTCTCCAACGGTGGAGCAGTATTCTTCGCTGGTAAAGGCCTGTCCAACGATGGACAAGCAGCCGCTATCGCCGGTTCCGTTTCTGGTGCACATCATGTACACCAGATGGCAGAAGCTTACGGAGTTACCGTAATCCTTCACACCGACCACGCAGCTCGCAAATTGTTGCCTTGGGTAGACGGAATGTTGGACGCTTCCGAAAAACACTTCGAAGCATTCGGCAAACCGCTTTATAGCTCCCACATGATCGACCTTTCCGAAGAGCCGATCGAGGAGAACTTGGATACTTCCGTAGAATACTTCAAGCGCATGGCCGCTATGGGCATGACTTTGGAGATCGAATTGGGAGTTACCGGTGGTGAGGAAGATGGTGTGGACAACACGGACATCGACTCCTCTCGCCTTTACACACAGCCAGAAGAAGTTGCTTATGCATACGAGCGCATGAAGGCTGTTTCCGATCGCTTCACCATTGCTGCAGCTTTCGGTAACGTACACGGTGTATACAAGCCAGGTAACGTTACGCTGACTCCAAAAATCTTGAAAAACTCTCAGGATTTCGTTCAGCAGAAATACAACACAGGCGACAATCCTGTAAACTTTGTCTTCCACGGTGGTTCCGGTTCTTCTCGTGAAGAGATCCGTGAAGCAATCGAGTACGGAGCGGTGAAAATGAACATCGACACCGATACTCAGTGGGCATTCTGGAATGGCGTACGTGAGTACGAAGCCAAGAATCGTGGTTATCTCCAAGCACAGATCGGTAACCCAGAAGGTGACGACAAGCCAAACAAGAAGAAATACGATCCACGCGTATGGTTGCGTGAGGGCGAAAAGAGCATGGGCAAGCGTTTGACCCAAGCTTTCGAAGACCTCAATGCGATCAACGTTCACGGAAAATAA
- the thiS gene encoding sulfur carrier protein ThiS has protein sequence MIELFVNDKPHQLPNQVTVQQLLESLNLADGHGIAVAVNEQVIPRGNWGDTVLNSQDKVMVITATQGG, from the coding sequence ATGATCGAGCTGTTTGTCAACGATAAACCCCATCAGCTTCCCAACCAAGTAACCGTCCAGCAGTTGTTGGAATCATTGAATCTCGCCGACGGGCACGGTATCGCAGTGGCCGTCAACGAGCAGGTAATTCCCCGCGGAAATTGGGGCGACACAGTCCTGAATTCACAAGACAAGGTGATGGTAATCACCGCTACGCAGGGAGGCTGA
- the thiC gene encoding phosphomethylpyrimidine synthase ThiC, producing the protein MKQDKIPSQSAITRDPFPASKKIYVKGEIHDIDVAMREITLSDTHERLTGKTSPNDPVTVYDTSGPYTDDNIEIDVKQGLARLREEWIVSRGDVEELDGITSDYGKERLHNPELDHLRFEHLKKPLRAKSGQNVTQMHYAKKGIITPEMEYIAIRENQRIQEQKALTKQHPGESFGARTPESYITPEFVREEVASGRAIIPNNINHPESEPMIIGRNFLVKINANIGNSAVTSSIEEEVEKAVWACRWGADTIMDLSTGKNIHETREWIIRNSPVPIGTVPIYQALEKVNGKAEDLTWEIFRDTLIEQAEQGVDYFTIHAGVLLRYIPWTAQRVTGIVSRGGSIMAKWCLAHHKENFLYTHFEEICEIMKAYDVAFSLGDGLRPGSIADANDKAQFGELETLGELTQIAWKHDVQVMIEGPGHVPMHMIKENMDKQLKHCGEAPFYTLGPLTTDIAPGYDHITSAIGAAQIGWYGTAMLCYVTPKEHLGLPNRDDVKTGVITYKLAAHAADLAKGHPGSQLRDDALSKARFEFRWEDQFNLSLDPDTAREYHDETLPAEGAKIAHFCSMCGPHFCSMKITQDVRKYAEENNLNSEEAIEAGMEEMSQQFKEKGSEIYQ; encoded by the coding sequence ATGAAACAAGACAAGATCCCAAGCCAATCGGCCATTACCAGAGATCCTTTTCCAGCTTCGAAGAAGATCTACGTGAAAGGAGAAATTCACGACATCGACGTAGCGATGCGTGAGATCACCCTTTCCGACACCCACGAACGCCTGACTGGCAAAACCTCTCCAAATGATCCGGTGACCGTGTATGATACCAGTGGACCATACACAGATGACAATATCGAGATCGATGTTAAACAGGGTCTTGCACGTCTTCGTGAAGAATGGATCGTGAGCCGAGGAGATGTAGAGGAGCTAGACGGCATCACCTCCGATTACGGGAAGGAACGCCTACACAATCCAGAATTGGATCACCTGCGTTTCGAGCACCTCAAAAAACCACTCCGCGCCAAGTCTGGGCAGAATGTCACCCAAATGCATTATGCCAAAAAAGGGATCATCACGCCGGAGATGGAATATATTGCCATCCGTGAAAACCAGCGCATTCAGGAGCAGAAGGCTCTCACCAAACAGCATCCCGGTGAAAGCTTCGGCGCAAGAACTCCAGAGTCCTATATCACCCCCGAATTTGTGCGGGAAGAAGTAGCATCAGGACGTGCTATCATCCCGAACAACATCAACCACCCGGAGAGTGAGCCGATGATCATCGGGCGAAACTTCCTGGTGAAGATCAATGCCAACATCGGAAACTCCGCCGTGACATCCTCCATTGAGGAAGAAGTGGAAAAGGCCGTTTGGGCATGTCGTTGGGGCGCTGATACCATCATGGACCTTTCCACCGGAAAAAACATCCACGAAACCCGGGAATGGATCATCCGAAACTCCCCCGTTCCGATTGGCACTGTTCCGATTTATCAAGCACTTGAAAAAGTCAACGGTAAAGCAGAGGATCTCACTTGGGAGATTTTCCGCGACACCTTGATCGAACAAGCTGAACAAGGGGTAGACTACTTTACCATTCACGCAGGTGTTCTGCTTCGATACATCCCATGGACAGCCCAACGTGTTACAGGCATCGTCTCTCGTGGCGGCTCCATCATGGCCAAATGGTGCCTAGCGCATCACAAAGAAAACTTCCTCTACACACATTTTGAGGAGATTTGCGAAATCATGAAAGCCTACGATGTGGCATTCTCCCTGGGAGATGGTTTGCGTCCGGGTTCTATCGCCGATGCCAATGACAAAGCCCAATTCGGTGAATTGGAGACGTTGGGAGAATTGACCCAAATCGCCTGGAAACACGATGTTCAGGTGATGATTGAAGGTCCGGGTCACGTGCCAATGCACATGATCAAGGAGAACATGGACAAGCAACTCAAGCACTGTGGAGAAGCGCCATTCTACACACTCGGCCCATTGACAACCGATATCGCTCCCGGTTATGACCATATCACTTCTGCCATCGGAGCAGCTCAGATTGGCTGGTATGGTACTGCCATGCTTTGCTACGTGACGCCCAAGGAACACTTGGGATTGCCCAATCGCGACGATGTAAAAACAGGGGTAATCACCTACAAATTGGCTGCACATGCTGCGGACTTAGCCAAGGGACATCCGGGCTCACAACTTCGCGACGATGCATTGAGCAAAGCACGATTTGAGTTCCGCTGGGAAGATCAATTCAACCTTTCCCTCGATCCGGATACCGCGCGTGAATATCACGATGAGACCCTGCCAGCAGAGGGTGCCAAGATTGCGCATTTCTGTTCGATGTGCGGTCCGCACTTCTGCTCGATGAAAATCACACAGGATGTGCGCAAGTATGCGGAAGAAAACAATCTGAACAGCGAAGAGGCGATTGAAGCGGGGATGGAGGAAATGTCCCAACAATTTAAAGAGAAGGGTAGTGAGATCTACCAATAG